From the Entomomonas sp. E2T0 genome, one window contains:
- the rimO gene encoding 30S ribosomal protein S12 methylthiotransferase RimO: protein MSHSSTPKVGFVSLGCPKATVDSERILTQLRMEGYQIVPSYDEADVVVVNTCGFIDSAKAESLDAIGEALAENGRVIVTGCMGVTEGAIRDVHPNVLAVTGPQQYEQVVQAVHEVVPPKKDHNPHIDLVPPQGVKLTPRHYAYLKISEGCNHTCSFCIIPDLRGKLVSRPVNEVLEEAERLVKAGVKELLVISQDTSAYGVDLKYKTAFWNGQPVKTKMVDLCEALSQLGAWVRLHYVYPYPNVDDVIPLMVAGKILPYLDIPFQHASPKVLKAMKRPAFEDKTLARIKKWREQCPELIIRSTFIVGFPGETEEDFQYLLDWLTEAQLDRVGCFQYSAVDGAPANELADHVPEEVKQQRWERFMAHQQAISAARLQQRVGQEMLVIVDEIDEQGTVARSVADAPDIDGLVYIDTDQLQAGDIVKVRITDADEYDLWAELT from the coding sequence ATGTCCCATTCTTCCACCCCTAAAGTAGGTTTTGTAAGCCTAGGGTGTCCTAAAGCCACAGTTGATTCAGAACGTATTTTGACGCAATTGCGGATGGAGGGTTATCAAATTGTACCTTCTTATGATGAAGCTGATGTCGTTGTAGTTAATACCTGTGGCTTTATTGATAGTGCTAAAGCTGAGTCACTGGATGCTATTGGTGAAGCATTAGCAGAAAATGGTCGAGTTATTGTGACGGGCTGTATGGGTGTAACCGAAGGAGCGATTCGTGATGTTCATCCCAATGTATTAGCTGTTACAGGTCCACAACAATATGAGCAAGTGGTACAAGCAGTGCATGAGGTAGTCCCTCCCAAAAAAGATCATAATCCCCATATTGATCTGGTACCGCCACAAGGTGTTAAATTAACACCTCGCCATTACGCTTATTTAAAAATATCAGAAGGCTGTAACCATACTTGCAGCTTCTGTATTATTCCAGATCTGCGTGGTAAATTAGTCAGCCGTCCTGTTAATGAAGTGCTTGAAGAAGCAGAGCGACTCGTAAAAGCCGGGGTTAAAGAACTATTAGTTATCTCACAAGATACCAGTGCTTATGGCGTAGACTTAAAGTACAAAACAGCATTCTGGAATGGTCAACCTGTTAAAACTAAAATGGTAGACCTCTGTGAGGCCTTAAGCCAACTTGGTGCATGGGTAAGATTACATTATGTCTATCCATACCCTAACGTAGATGATGTGATTCCATTAATGGTAGCAGGCAAAATCTTACCTTATTTGGATATTCCTTTCCAACATGCTAGCCCTAAAGTTCTGAAAGCAATGAAACGCCCTGCTTTTGAAGATAAAACCTTAGCCCGTATTAAAAAATGGCGCGAGCAGTGCCCAGAGTTAATTATTCGCTCTACTTTTATTGTTGGTTTCCCTGGTGAGACAGAAGAAGATTTCCAATACCTATTGGATTGGTTAACTGAGGCACAATTAGATCGCGTAGGCTGCTTCCAATATTCAGCGGTTGATGGGGCACCAGCCAATGAGTTAGCTGATCATGTGCCAGAAGAAGTTAAGCAACAACGTTGGGAACGCTTTATGGCTCACCAACAAGCTATTTCAGCCGCTCGCTTACAACAACGTGTTGGTCAAGAAATGTTAGTTATTGTAGATGAAATAGATGAGCAAGGCACTGTAGCTCGCTCAGTGGCTGATGCACCAGATATTGATGGCCTCGTTTATATTGATACTGACCAATTACAAGCAGGTGATATCGTTAAGGTTCGTATTACTGATGCTGATGAATATGATCTGTGGGCTGAGTTGACTTGA